From Xenopus tropicalis strain Nigerian chromosome 3, UCB_Xtro_10.0, whole genome shotgun sequence, the proteins below share one genomic window:
- the or6c70 gene encoding olfactory receptor 11A1-like: protein MLRMNQTVPSFLLSGFQNIQAVNTLLFVVILCIYILTLVGNVLLIILVVKVPALRSPMYVLLSQLSLADILMTTNITPNLLWLLLRGGGKVLVTDCLAQFFLFGVSTSIECFLLTAMSYDRYLAICNPLRYSSIMDFRVCLNMSLWCWGLSFMVALVLDLLMSHLEFCGPFLLDHYFCDFSPVLKLSCSDIKVLELTDIIFTIPVILLPFCFIIFTYVAIGLAILRISSTEGRHKAFSTCSSHLIVVCTFYGTLITVYLVPSKDHTFNINKTLSLLYTVATPFLNPVIYSLRNKEIKVALHKCMSSLFMRLFHSLHECTNNSSRLRKTLLRFS, encoded by the coding sequence ATGCTCAGGATGAATCAAACAGTTCCATCATTTCTGCTTTCGGGCTTTCAGAATATTCAGGCGGTGAACACATTGCTCTTTGTGGTCattctttgcatttatattttgacattagTTGGAAATGTTCTCCTTATTATATTAGTGGTAAAGGTTCCAGCCCTAAGATCTCCCATGTAcgtccttctctcccagctgtctctggctgataTCTTGATGACTACCAATATTACTCCAAATTTGTTATGGTTATTATTAAGAGGAGGAGGCAAAGTACTTGTTACTGACTGCCTCGCACAGTTTTTTCTCTTTGGTGTTTCCACGTCCATAGAGTGTTTTCTCCTCACCGCCATGTCCTACGACCGttatctggccatctgcaatccTCTTCGCTATAGCTCTATTATGGATTTCAGAGTTTGTCTGAACATGAGTCTTTGGTGTTGGGGTTTATCTTTTATGGTGGCTTTAGTTTTAGATCTTCTCATGAGTCATTTGGAGTTCTGTGGGCCATTTTTATTAGACCATTACTTTTGTGATTTTTCTCCGGTTCTTAAACTTTCTTGCTCAGACATCAAGGTTTTGGAACTCACAGACATTATTTTTACTATACCTGTCATTCTTTTACCCTTTTGCTTCATAATATTTACTTACGttgccattggccttgccattctcaggatctcctctactgaaggaagacacaaagccttctccacttgcagctcccatttaattgTTGTCTGCACATTCTATGGGACACTAATAACAGTTTATCTGGTACCATCCAAGGATCATACATTCAATATTAATAAGACACTGTCTCTCCTATACACAGTCGCAACACCATTTTTAAATCCAGTtatatacagcctgagaaacaaagaGATCAAAGTTGCTCTACACAAATGCATGTCATCCCTCTTTATGAGGCTTTTTCACTCTTTACATGAATGTACCAACAATAGCAGTCGTTTGAGAAAAACATTATTGCGGTTTTCTTAG